The Oncorhynchus clarkii lewisi isolate Uvic-CL-2024 chromosome 20, UVic_Ocla_1.0, whole genome shotgun sequence nucleotide sequence tggtatagaggtcctgggtcggatgccgaacagttgccataccaggcagtaatacaaccaggatgctctcgatggcgtagctgtagaaccttttgaggatctgaggacccatgacaaatattttcagtctcctgaggggaaataggctttgtcatgccctcttcacaactgtcttagtgtgtttggaccatgatagtttgttggtgatgtggacaccaaggaactttaagctcTCAATCTGCTTTAAGCTCTcaaccactgcagccccgtcgatgagaatggagcgtgctcggtcctccttttcctgtcgtACACAGTCATCTCCTTTGTCATGATCATGTCGAaggagaggatgttgtcctggcaccacacggccaggtctctgacctcttattgatgttggtgatcaggcataccatcggaaaacttgatgatggtgttggagtcgtgcctggtcatgcagtcatgagtgacagggagtacaggaggggactgagcacgcaccactAAGGGTCCCCgtattgaggatcagtgtggcacatgtgttgttccctacccttaccacctgggccggcccgtcaggaattacaggatccagttgcagagggaggtgtttagtcccaagttCCTTatcttaatgatgagctttgagggcactatggcgttgaacgctgagctgtagtcaatgaatagcattctcacataggtgttccttttgtccaggtgggaaagattgcatcatctgtggatctgttggggtggtatgcaaattggaatgggtctagggtttctgggataatggtgtagATGTGAGCCATGACAGCATTTCAAAGCACGTCATGGTTACGGATGTCATTAAGGCAggttgtgttcttgggcacagggactgtggtgatctgcttgaaatatgttagtattacagactcaatcagggacatattgaaaatgtcagtgaagacacttgccagttggtcagcaaatgcatagagtacacgtcctggtaatccgtctggccctgcggtcttgtgaatgttgacctgtttaaaggtctaacTCGCTCGACTATGGAGAATgcgatcacacagtcatccagaacagctgatgctctcatgcatgcttcagtgttatttgcctcaagtcgagtatagaagtaatttagcATGTCTGGTAtacttgtgtcactgggcagctcgcggctgtccttccatttgtagtctgtaataattTGCAATCCCTTCCACGTCCCtcgagcgttggagccggtgtaatacgattcaatcttagtcctgtattgacgctttgtctgtttgatggtttgtcggagggcatagtgggatttcttataagcttccaggttagattcctgctccttgaaagctctaccctttagctcagtgtggatgttgactgtaatccatggcttctggttggggtatgtacgtacggtcactgtggggacgacgtcatcgatgcacttattgatgaagccagtgactgatgtggtgtactcctcaatgccatcggaagaatcccggaacatattccagtctgtactagcaaaacagtcctgtagcttagcatctgcttcttctgaccactttcttattgaccgagtcactggtgcttcctgctttagtttttgcttgtaaacaggaatcaggaggatagaattatggtcagatttaccaaatggagggcaagggagagctttgtatgcatctctgtgtgtggagtaaaggtggtctagagtttttttccctcgttgcacatttaacatgctggtagaaaataGGTAAGACGGATTTGagcttccctgcattaaagtccttgGCCATTAGGAGCGCCCCctttggatgagcattttcctgtttgcttatggccgtatacagctcattgagtgcggtcttagtgccagcatcggtttgtagtGGTACATAGACAGCtacaaatagtgtggtctacatcttatcatgagatactctacctcaggcaagcaaaaccttgagacttccttagattttgtataccagctgttgtttacatagaccaccaccccttgtcttaccagaggccacTGTTTTATCCTGCCGAAAAAGCTTAAAACCCGCCAGCtctatgttattcatgtcgttgttcagccatgaCTAGGTGAAacttaagatattacagtttttaatgtcccgttggtaggatatacgtgatcgtagttcgtctattttattatcaattgattgtacgttggctaataggactgatgataaaggtagattaccctctcggcgacggatccttacaaggcacccggaTCTTCGTCCCCGATagctccgtctctttctcctgcgaatgacggggatgagggccttgtcgggcgtctgaagtaaatccttcccgtCCGACTCGTTGATGAAAAAGTATTCTTCCAGTAtggggtgagtaatcgctgtcctgatgtctagaatctcttttcggtcataagacatggtggcggaaacattatgtacaaaataagttacaaataagccgaaaaaacatacacaatagcacaattggttatggTATCGCAAAACGGCAGCCATCTGCCAAACGTATAAATATAGGATTTTTTTGAACTCGTGCAAACAATATCTATAGCTCCTAATTATCATGAATCATGGACGACCACAGTTAGGAGATACAAGTGTTTTGGTCTTAACTCCCCAGTAGAACTGTTCTAGGACCTGCCCTAACAGCATCTGTATTGTTTTTGCAGAGCTGAACCGTTGTCAGTTGGACCTGTCTGAGCTGAACCGGCTGGTCCAGAGGCTGCAGTCACTGGAGGGGGGGCAGCAAGCCTTCACCAATGGAGAGCTGCAGCGCATCATCAGCATGCAGGTGAGATGACGCAACACCACTACGGCCCAGTTCCAAACTAAAACTTCCTAGGATAGGTTTAGCAATGTGGTAATGGTTTCACCCCAGCCGTCTCAGAGGGTAGGATCAAATATGAACACTTAACCAGATGTTTCATGTCTACACATTTTCCCAGGGGCTAGGGGTGACTTTGGAACTAGGCATACCAGTGAGTTGCAGGACAAGGGTGTGAGACATGCTTGAATGTAGTAATGTAATGAGACAACTGGctcatcccactgggcaaaaactggttgaattaaCATTGTTTCCACGCCATTTCAACCAAAACATTCAACGTGACGACGTTGAAAAGGGAATTTCATATTTTCTTCACCCAACTTTActaaatccaatgacagggtGAAATGTTgggttgatttcacgttgaattcatgtCTGTGCACAATGGGATGCCTGTTCAGTGATTTAAGATGAGTCTGTTTTTTAATTCCACCAAGAATCTTTCCCTTGAGAAACCCAAGAAGTCCAGGTCTGGCAAGATATGGGGTCACTCACGCACAATGTCAAGGGTGGAGGCCCTCGGAATGGTAAGACAGGTTTGTAACACATAAAGCATTTGGTTTTAGCTGTGGTTCTTAGATTAAATGTGAAGGTGATTTAGGAAAACTTTAGACTCACCTTTTAGTTTTGACTTATGGATGTTGTTCCAGTGAATTTTCCAATGGATTTGGTACTAATATTCAGATATtaaatttttacatttttaaataatgCTTTTGTGTATTAGCCAACCCAATCCCCTGATAACTTTTAGGCTTCTTTTTAATCCAAAGCCTTTTCGTGGGATTACAAAATCGGTGAGTCAAGACTATGACACTAGGCAGACTGCCAAAGCATGGAACAACTAGTCCTAATTTAGCTCTTCCATGTTGTCCAGACAGCCAAATATAGACAAAGGGGTATATTTGTTTACAATGGAAAGTAACATCATATCAGATGTAACTTTAGGGACAGAGTAAAGCAAcgattttacagtaaacattccTATCAGATGGAAGTTTGCAAATTGTAGTTGTGATAAAAGTTTGAGAAATAAGACATTTGTTTTGGCTAAAACCTTGTAGGACATACATGCTCCTAGAACTTGACGCTAGCTTTTAGCCTTCCATAGTAGTTATATTGCATGGCTTGTACACAGCTCTCCTTAATTTTCCATCTAACATTTGAACATATTTAACATCTCACTAATGTGGGGAATCAGTGACTGACAAATACTGTAGAAAATGGCTATTCTGTTTGTTCTACTTTTTCATTCTTCACCATTCCTCAATTTTGTAGCTGTCCTCCAGTCACCTGAACAGCTCTTCCCAACTGGGTGcatctgtcccctccctcccagACTATGTACCCTCCATCCCAGACTACGTCTGCTCCCAGCTGTCCCCTCCCACCAACACCTCCGCTGAAGGCAAGAAGATCCAGCAGGACATCTGTACTTTGTCCCAAAGAGGTCAGAgccaaatacacacagacacacacacactttgccttcaagtgttactgttactactgatgCTAAATGTGAATTTCTTGATTTTCCTGTCCCCATCAGTGCACACGTCCCTCAAGTCTGTGCATGAGGCCTTGGCCCAGGAGCGTCAGAGACTGCAGGACACTTACCACCAATCAACCACACAGGCTGAGGTGAGGGTACACACCTTCAAGGAGACAGGTTTGGTTTACAATAGACCTGTGAGTGCTTTTCGTCACCGATTCTGTCTGTTTTGCTGTCTTTCTCATGGTGTCTATTGTTCatcactcttcccctctctttagACTGCATCTGGGAACCAGTCCCGCCGCACGCCCTCAGTGACAGACTCTGCAGCAGAGTATTTTGATGCGAGTGACGACGTCCTGAATGGGAGCTCCTCTGAGTCTGACGAGTCTGGTCTGAGCGACAGGACCACCAGCAACTCTGAACCTGAGGAGGGCCATGGCgagcgtgaacacacacacacacacacacacacacacacacacacacacacacacacacacacacacacacacacacactgtaaccagTTATCAATTAGAAGTAGTTTTTCAGTGTTGTggtgtcactacagcctggggttcgatccatgaccgggagtcccatagggcggcttacaattggcccagcgttgtccgggtgaGGGGAAAGTTTGgccaggggggctttacttggctcatcacgatctagcaactccttgtggcgggccggacgcctgcaggctgacttagGTCGTCacttgaacggtgtttcctccgacacattgatgcagctggcttccgggttaagcgagtggGTGTTAAGAAGTGCGGCTTGGTGAGtcatgtttcgggggacgcatgactcgaccttcgcctctcccgatcCCGTTgggaagttgcagcgatgagacaagatcgtaatcacgaagttggggagaaaaagggggtaaaaatgtacaaaaatgaaATATGTTGTTTTTCAATGTATTGAAACATTTATACATTTTCCTCACAGCTTCGGCCACTCGTGAGTACCGTGCCAGCATCTCTAAGGCTCCCAACAGTGTTGTGCCCATGAACACTGGTCGCCGTACCACTCTGCCTGCCCACTGCCCAGAGAATGGCCATGTGGGCCTGATGCAGATCCTCTACAACAATATAGGCAAGGACCTGTCCCGTGTCTCCATGCCTGCTGCTCTCAACGAGCCTATCAACCTGATACAAAGACTGTGTGAGGAGCTGGAGTACTCCGAGCTGCTGGACATTGCCAACAACACACAGGACCCCTACCAGAGGATGGTAAAGATTTTATTTAAATACATTAATGTATATGTCTTCAATATTTGGTAACGCAAAGGATGTACGGCTTTTAGATACATCTTAAAGACACTGAATGGGAAAGTGCTCAAAGTAGCAGCATTTTTTCACATCAATAAACTATGATAAAGATTTTCCATACTGTCAATAGTatatgatagagtacagtatacattGAGCCTCAGGATTGAAAGGAAACCCCGTAACGACAGCTGCAGTATGTTAGATTAGAAGACTGAAGGTGTTTCTCTGTTCTTGCGCAGGTCTACATTGGTGCCTTTGCCATCTCTGGTTATGCTACAGCTCACTACCGCAACCGCTACAAGCCCTTTAATCCACTCCTGGGGGAGACCTATGAATGTCTGAGAGAGGACAAGGGCTTCCGCTACATCAGTGAGCAGGTAGGAGGACTGAACCTTCTCTGACATCCCTCAGCAGAACTGAAGAGTGACCAGGCCAGACTAGTTCTGTCAGATTCAGACTAGACCGTTCTTGTCTTTCATCAGGTTTGCCACCATCCCCCCATCTCTGCGTGTCATGCTGACTCAGATAACTTCTCCTTGTGGCAGGGTGAGATTTCTTGATTAGAAATGAGCAAAAACCTTTCTTCTAGTCAGTTAGCGATAAGCGTCTTAACATTTGCCTTGAACCATtttagattttttgttgttgtaactaTACTATCGTACACTTGTATCAATAATGTTTCTCATGGAACACAACATATTTATGTCACCTGAACAGACCAGCGATGGAAGAATAAGTTCTGGGGAAAGTCACTGGAGATCATGCCAACAGGGATCGTGAACGTCACTCTCCCAAGGTAAGTGTCCTGGTGGCCATTTCTTTACTGTCTACTCTCTCTAGCTGTtataaaataaaatgtgaaatGCTCTACCTTCAATCACTCTTTCAGGTTCGGGGACCACTATGAGTGGAACAAAGTAGTGACCTGTGTCCATAATGTCTTGAGCCAGCAACGCTACCTGGAGCACTATGGGGAGGTTATCATCCGTAACCTCAACAGCAACGCGTGCACTTGTAAGATCACCTTTGTCAAGTCCCGCTATTGGGGGTCGGACACCATCAAGAACGAGGTGCAGGGCACTGTGCTGGACCAGACTGGGAGTGTTATCCACCGGTTTGGGGGGTTGTGGCATGAGGGCATCTTCTGTGACACATTTCCCACTCCGCAGTGTATCTGGAAGCCAAGTGAGTATCCCACCCATACAGGGAAAAAACTCAAAGAGAGTTTAAAACAGAAATCTTGTATAAAGGCTTTATTTCTCCTGTAAAGAAAATTGGACTCATTATGTTCGACGCCCATTGAATAAAAATATTTAGTATGTAGGAAGCCTATTTTAGAAAGACCAAGTTGTAAAAGGTCAttctaaatgtgcagttttgccacacaacacaatgccacagatgtctcaagttttgagggagcatgcaattcaaatgctgactgcaggaatgtccaccagagctgttaccacgtgtaaccacgacGGCTGATGAAACTGGGACTTGGCACAACGGAATCATTTCCGCTCAAACTGTCataaaccgtctcagggaagctcatctgtgtgctcgccATCTTCATCAGggccttgacctgactgcagtttgtcaTTGTAACCGACCTCAGTGGGCAAacgctcaccttcgatggccactggcacgctggaaaaGTGTGCTTTTCagggatgaatcctggtttcaactgtaccgggatgaaagcagacagcatgtatggcatcttgtgggcgagcggtttgctggtTCACGTTGTGAactgagtgccccatggtggcggtggggttatggtatgggcaggcataagataCGGAcaatgcattttatcgatggcaatttgaggcccattgtcgtgccatccATCCACCgacatcacttcatgtttcagcatgataatgcacgactccatgtcacaaggatatgtacacaattcctgaaagctaaaaatgtcccagttcttccatggtctgcatacatgtcatccattgagcatgttttggatcgacggtgttccagttccctccaatatccagcaacttcgcacagccattgaagaggtgtgggacAACGTTCCACATCTCTATGTTTTAATTGTttcctttatttagctaggcaagtcagttaagaacaaattcttattttattttcaatgatggcctaagaACAGTTAaatggttaactgcctgttcaggggcagaacgacagatttgtaccttgtcagctcggggatttgaacttgcaacctttcggttactagtccaactctctaaccactaggctaccctgctgcccctctgttgcgctgcatgaggcaaatggtggtcataccagatactgacaggTTTTCTGATCCTACCTTTtctttaaaggtatctgtgaccaacagatgcacatctgtattcccagtcatgacACTTTTTTTggggtgcgccaggaccattcacagcggagctcactcagtttagctcaacactgattggctattatgtttattattatatattatatatattatatatacagtgccttgcgaaagtattcggcccccttgaactttgcgaccttttgccacatttcaggcttcaaacataaagatagaaaactgtatttttttgtgaagaatcaacaacaagtgggacacaatcatgaagtggaacgacatttattggatatttaaaacttttttaacaaatcaaaaactgaaaaaatgggcgtgcaaaattattcagcccctttactttcagtgcagcaaactctctccagaagttcagtgaggatctctgaatgatccaatgttgacctaaatgactaatgatgataaatacaatccacctgtgtgtaatcaagtctccgtataaatgcacctgcactgtgatagtctcagaggtccgttaaaagcgcagagagcatcatgaagaacaaggaacacaccaggcaggtccgagatactgttgtgaagaagtttaaagccggatttggatacaaaaagatttcccaagctttaaacatcccaaggagcactgtgcaagcgataatattgaaatggaaggagtatcagaccactgcaaatctaccaagacctggccgtccctctaaactttcagctcatacaaggagaagactgatcagagatgcagccaagaggcccatgatcactctggatgaactgcagagatctacagctgaggtgggagactctgtccataggacaacaatcagttgtatattgcacaaatctggcctttatggaagagtggcaagaagaaagccatttcttaaagatatccataaaaagtgttgttgaaagtttgccacaagccacctgggagacacaccaaacatgtggaagaaggtgctctggtcagatgaaaccaaaatgtaactttttggcaacaatgcaagacgttatgtttggcgtaaaagcaacacagctcatcaccttgaacacaccatccccactgtcaaacatggtggtggcagcatcatggtttgggcctgcttttcttcagcagggacagggaagatggttaaaattgatgggaagatggatggagccaaataaaggaccattctggaagaaaacctgatggagtctgcaaaagacctgagactgggacggagatttgtcttccaacaagacaatgatccaaaacataaagcaaaatctacaatggaatggttcaaaaataaacatatccaggtgttagaatggccaagtccagacctgaatccaatcgagaatctgtggaaagaactgaaaactgctgttcacaaatgctctccatccaacctcactgagctcgagctgttttgcaaggaggaatgggaaaaaatttcagtctctcgatgtgcaaaactgatagagacataccccaagcgacttacagctgtaatcgcagcaaaaggtggcgctacaaagtattaacttaagggggctgaataattttgcacgcccaatttttcagtttttgatttgttaaaaaagtttgaaatatccaataaatgtcgttccacttcatgattgtgtcccacttgttgttgattcttcacaaaaaaatacagttttatatctttatgtttgaagcctgaaatgtggcaaaaggttgcaaagttcaagggggccgaatactttcgcaaggcactgtatatatcaaggtaggccaaatgctcgctgtcTCCCCTtacattcaatgctacgggcggcaacaatgtcatactctttttaaccagacagcatcagatagatatgctacacatactgagacagaggggcactgtttcaTTCGCTctgatgctttctccggtgagatacattcagcctcttgcataTTGAAGGAAATGtatgaacacagagagacgaaagataaattatttttttatgtttgtttattttttttcttaaaaagCCTGGTTTCCTTTGGCaaccatgaatacacaccacttgTTAAGATAAATCGGTGCTTTAGGACATTTTCTCATGGTTAGTGGTATGCTAACTAAAGACATTGTGGTTTGAGACTGGTTACATTAGCTTATTTTTGTAGCTCACCTCATTGGCTTCTTTCACTGTGCAGATCCCCAGCCCAAGGACTACTACCTGTATTACGGCTTTTCCAACTTCGCACTGGAGCTGAACGAGCTCACCCCAGGCTTGAAGCCTCTTCTGCCCCCCACAGACTCACGCCTTCGCCCTGACCAGAGGTGAGTGGTGCCTCAATGGGCCGTGGAGGGCTTGATTATTATGAAACAATTTTACAAATCATGTTTTTATATTGATAGGGCCTTACATTTTTGAACCAGGAAAAATTCAGGGCCTTACTTGTTGATACGATGTGATAGGTTTGATGAATTGGAGCGTTTTGTTATGAGGTTTTTCTTTTCCTCAGgatgctggaggatgggagggtggatGATTGTGATAAGTTTAAAGAAGAAGTGGAGGACATGCAGAGGGAGCGGAGGAAACAACTGGCTAAGAAAGGACAAGAGCACAAGCCACGCTTCTTCAAGTAAGTCCCTGCTCTTTTAGTCTTCAGTGATACTGAAGCAATAACAATCAGTGTGTCATCTTATATCTAGGATAATACTTCACCAAGCCCTAACTTCAAGGTATGCTTTCAGTAATTTACATTTTCTGTTCATTTTCCATATTCAGGAAAGCCGTGGATTCCTCTGGGAGGGATGTGTGGCTGACCAACGGAACCTATTGGAAATTCAGAGAGAACCCGGGGTTTGCTAACACAAACAACCTGGAACTATGGTGAGGAAACGCACTGGGGCCATTTGGTGGCCTGCGAGAATCAAATGACAAAATTACCCAAGTCTGTATTGAAACCCAGAGGATACGTGGTGGGAATTGATGAAGGCTTGGATGAACTGTCCTGAGAAGCCCACCTTCTATCATCACCATCTTATATGCACTCCCAAGACAAAGAAAACTTCCAGGAAAGTCTGGAAACTACTTGGATCCACTGAACAGTCAACAGTGAACAGTCAAGTTGAAAATAGTTCCCAGAATTCCCTGAAAGTGTAGCATCACCTGTTCCATCACCTAAGAAGGATAAAGAGAGACTTTGTTCATTTTTCTAATGCATTTCTACTGGTACTTGTATTGTCCATTGCAATGTAGTTACGATCATTCCCTATTGTTTGTGTACATTTATGTTCCTCTATCAAGATGCATTTGCTGTccagagcagtgtttcccaactcctgtACTCGAATACCCCAAAAATACACATTTCTGTTGTAGCCCTGGACAGcaaagccctcaatgagttgaatcaggtgagttagTCCGgggcaacaacaaaaatgtgtgctgttggggggtactggaggactcgAGTTGAGAAACACTGTCtagagcaggggtattcaactcttgcCCCATGAGGTCCGGAGCtagctggttttctgttctacctgatcattaattgCAACCACTTAGTgtgccaggtctaaatcagtccctgattagaggggatcAATGAAAACAATCAGTGGGACTGGCTTCGCGGTCCAGAGTTTGAGTTTGAGCGGCCCCGAGGGGTGGAAGTGTGAGGTTAATTTGCTCAGGTCAAGCAAACATTTACTGT carries:
- the LOC139376410 gene encoding oxysterol-binding protein-related protein 7-like isoform X1, whose translation is MESFQNPYGATLNRSQSLMSGLEKTPPTCNKPTHSRSSSTASSRHSRNIKDWEVMDDLQVDVTSGDNPQDLTIPGICEGYLLKRRKWPLKGWHKRYFVLETGILRYSKTQQDITRGKLHGSLDISLAVMSINKKSNRINLDAGDILYHMKAKSHELFYIWVTKLSAHRMFKKNEAAQVHNGFLQALSQGTSVAGLTQRNGMQDVSSYQHYQSTTGSYMGEIAAPTLSEFPSVNPGVNGKVSAWLQQTHDPDSCAEELNRCQLDLSELNRLVQRLQSLEGGQQAFTNGELQRIISMQNLSLEKPKKSRSGKIWGHSRTMSRVEALGMVRQPFRGITKSLSSSHLNSSSQLGASVPSLPDYVPSIPDYVCSQLSPPTNTSAEGKKIQQDICTLSQRVHTSLKSVHEALAQERQRLQDTYHQSTTQAETASGNQSRRTPSVTDSAAEYFDASDDVLNGSSSESDESGLSDRTTSNSEPEEGHASATREYRASISKAPNSVVPMNTGRRTTLPAHCPENGHVGLMQILYNNIGKDLSRVSMPAALNEPINLIQRLCEELEYSELLDIANNTQDPYQRMVYIGAFAISGYATAHYRNRYKPFNPLLGETYECLREDKGFRYISEQVCHHPPISACHADSDNFSLWQDQRWKNKFWGKSLEIMPTGIVNVTLPRFGDHYEWNKVVTCVHNVLSQQRYLEHYGEVIIRNLNSNACTCKITFVKSRYWGSDTIKNEVQGTVLDQTGSVIHRFGGLWHEGIFCDTFPTPQCIWKPNPQPKDYYLYYGFSNFALELNELTPGLKPLLPPTDSRLRPDQRMLEDGRVDDCDKFKEEVEDMQRERRKQLAKKGQEHKPRFFKKAVDSSGRDVWLTNGTYWKFRENPGFANTNNLELW
- the LOC139376410 gene encoding oxysterol-binding protein-related protein 7-like isoform X2, producing the protein MESFQNPYGATLNRSQSLMSGLEKTPPTCNKPTHSRSSSTASSRHSRNIKDWEVMDDLQVDVTSGDNPQDLTIPGICEGYLLKRRKWPLKGWHKRYFVLETGILRYSKTQQDITRGKLHGSLDISLAVMSINKKSNRINLDAGDILYHMKAKSHELFYIWVTKLSAHRMFKKNEAAQVHNGFLQALSQGTSVAGLTQRNGMQDVSSYQHYQSTTGSYMGEIAAPTLSEFPSVNPGVNGKVSAWLQQTHDPDSCAEELNRCQLDLSELNRLVQRLQSLEGGQQAFTNGELQRIISMQNLSLEKPKKSRSGKIWGHSRTMSRVEALGMVRQLSSSHLNSSSQLGASVPSLPDYVPSIPDYVCSQLSPPTNTSAEGKKIQQDICTLSQRVHTSLKSVHEALAQERQRLQDTYHQSTTQAETASGNQSRRTPSVTDSAAEYFDASDDVLNGSSSESDESGLSDRTTSNSEPEEGHASATREYRASISKAPNSVVPMNTGRRTTLPAHCPENGHVGLMQILYNNIGKDLSRVSMPAALNEPINLIQRLCEELEYSELLDIANNTQDPYQRMVYIGAFAISGYATAHYRNRYKPFNPLLGETYECLREDKGFRYISEQVCHHPPISACHADSDNFSLWQDQRWKNKFWGKSLEIMPTGIVNVTLPRFGDHYEWNKVVTCVHNVLSQQRYLEHYGEVIIRNLNSNACTCKITFVKSRYWGSDTIKNEVQGTVLDQTGSVIHRFGGLWHEGIFCDTFPTPQCIWKPNPQPKDYYLYYGFSNFALELNELTPGLKPLLPPTDSRLRPDQRMLEDGRVDDCDKFKEEVEDMQRERRKQLAKKGQEHKPRFFKKAVDSSGRDVWLTNGTYWKFRENPGFANTNNLELW